From a region of the Sporosarcina ureilytica genome:
- a CDS encoding YybS family protein encodes MMQDNARKITYGAMMIALFIIMVAIAAYVPLLGTIIMLFIPLPIILYRLRYDRAASIFVTIAGIILSLIGGLFLLPIAFVFGPLGFVIGETICNKKSKLYIFMAAGLTFLIATIILYLASVVLFGINMIDELANTVQESQNKVITFLQGFGDVPEEVVKQMNETIQYTLMAIPSAFILSSFLFAFIVILINLPIVKRLGHEIPKFPPFRLMKLPVLTVWVYMIVVLLPIFMEIEQGSTSEMTFVNASFILRFLFLIQGISFIHHLMSEMKLSKWVTVLSTIIAMLFSPLTVILGILDTGVNIRAWVGKNKSR; translated from the coding sequence ATGATGCAAGACAATGCAAGGAAAATTACCTACGGAGCAATGATGATAGCACTATTTATTATCATGGTCGCTATCGCAGCTTATGTACCACTCCTAGGAACGATTATCATGCTTTTTATCCCATTACCAATCATTCTTTATAGATTACGTTACGACCGGGCTGCTTCGATATTTGTAACGATTGCGGGCATTATACTGTCTCTCATCGGCGGATTATTTTTACTCCCCATCGCTTTTGTATTTGGACCATTGGGGTTCGTGATAGGGGAAACAATCTGCAACAAAAAGTCGAAACTCTATATATTTATGGCGGCAGGCCTTACATTTTTAATCGCAACAATTATTTTGTATTTAGCGTCAGTCGTTTTATTTGGCATTAACATGATTGATGAATTAGCAAATACTGTGCAGGAATCTCAAAATAAAGTGATTACCTTTTTACAAGGGTTTGGAGATGTACCGGAAGAAGTAGTCAAGCAAATGAATGAAACCATTCAATATACATTGATGGCCATTCCTTCAGCTTTTATTCTTTCTTCATTTCTTTTCGCATTTATTGTTATTTTAATCAATTTACCAATCGTAAAACGTCTCGGGCATGAGATCCCTAAATTCCCACCATTTCGATTAATGAAATTGCCAGTTTTAACCGTGTGGGTCTATATGATTGTTGTGCTCTTACCGATTTTTATGGAAATTGAGCAAGGGTCAACTTCAGAAATGACCTTCGTAAATGCATCGTTTATCTTAAGATTTTTATTTTTAATCCAGGGAATTTCATTTATTCATCATTTAATGAGTGAAATGAAGTTATCAAAATGGGTGACTGTCCTTTCAACTATTATTGCAATGCTGTTTAGTCCGCTTACAGTTATTCTTGGAATCCTTGATACCGGAGTAAACATACGGGCATGGGTTGGAAAAAACAAATCGAGATAA
- the rpsR gene encoding 30S ribosomal protein S18: MMGQRRGGRRRRKVCYFNSNNITHIDYKDTDLLRKFVSERGKILPRRVTGTSAKYQRKLTVAIKRARTMALLPFSSEER, from the coding sequence ATTATGGGACAACGCCGTGGAGGCCGCAGACGCCGTAAAGTTTGTTATTTCAACTCTAACAACATTACACATATCGACTATAAAGATACAGACCTACTTAGAAAATTCGTTTCTGAGCGTGGAAAAATCTTACCTCGTCGTGTAACTGGTACAAGTGCAAAATACCAGCGTAAACTAACAGTTGCGATTAAACGTGCACGTACGATGGCACTTCTTCCGTTTAGTTCAGAAGAAAGATAA
- a CDS encoding DUF3267 domain-containing protein, whose protein sequence is MEQSPKPNHIVELDLSRIVKQMFYITSFSFIILFVLQITIHQMFSYTFTLLTFSLDIIIFSASYLVLIVLHEFFHLLGFRIFSKIPWRKMKVGVNLKLGIAYATTAQLMTNQEIRKSLLLPFWMTGVLPAIIGLYTDSNMLIALAALLIGGAAGDFSMYKQLKKLPNDWLIKDHPTEPKLYLYNPAELSKKEHLQINQ, encoded by the coding sequence GTGGAACAATCCCCTAAACCGAATCATATTGTTGAGTTAGACCTGTCCAGAATCGTTAAGCAAATGTTTTATATAACCTCATTTTCTTTTATTATATTGTTTGTATTACAAATCACCATTCATCAAATGTTCTCTTACACTTTTACATTGCTTACTTTTAGTTTAGATATCATCATTTTTTCTGCTAGTTATCTTGTATTAATCGTCTTACATGAATTTTTTCATTTACTCGGATTTCGTATTTTTTCAAAAATACCTTGGCGAAAAATGAAAGTCGGGGTTAACTTAAAGCTGGGCATTGCCTATGCCACAACGGCCCAGTTGATGACGAACCAAGAAATTCGAAAGTCATTATTACTTCCCTTTTGGATGACAGGGGTATTACCGGCAATCATTGGCCTCTATACAGATAGCAATATGTTAATCGCTTTAGCTGCTTTATTAATTGGAGGTGCAGCTGGTGATTTTAGTATGTATAAACAGTTGAAAAAGTTGCCGAATGATTGGCTCATTAAAGACCATCCAACAGAACCGAAACTTTATCTTTACAATCCTGCGGAACTTTCTAAAAAAGAACATCTACAAATAAACCAATAA
- the rpsF gene encoding 30S ribosomal protein S6: MRKYEIMYVVQPTIEEEARKALIERFDGILTENGAEIIESKEWGKRRLAYEINDFREGYYQLVTLNAGDQALNEFNRLANINEDIIRHMAIRLDA, encoded by the coding sequence ATGAGAAAATACGAAATTATGTATGTCGTACAACCAACAATTGAAGAAGAAGCTAGAAAAGCGCTTATCGAGCGTTTTGATGGAATTCTTACAGAAAATGGTGCTGAAATCATCGAATCGAAAGAGTGGGGCAAACGCCGTCTTGCTTACGAAATCAATGACTTCCGCGAAGGTTACTACCAATTAGTAACATTAAACGCTGGAGACCAAGCACTTAATGAATTTAACCGTCTTGCAAATATTAACGAAGACATTATTCGCCATATGGCTATCCGTCTAGACGCGTAA
- the ychF gene encoding redox-regulated ATPase YchF: MSLTAGIVGLPNVGKSTLFNAITKAGAEAANYPFCTIDPNVGIVEVPDARLEKLTELVTPKKTVPTAFEFTDIAGIVEGASKGEGLGNKFLSHIREVDAICQVVRCFADENITHVSGKVNPIHDIEVINLELILADMESVDRRLERVSKMAKQKDKEAMIEEPVLLKLKEAFENEQPARSVELSEDEFVLIKGMNLLTIKPMLYVANVDEDSITNADDNEYVNVVREFAKTDNAEVIVVCAKIEEEMAELDDEDKAMFLEELGIQEAGLDLLIRATYSLLGYATYFTAGVQEVRAWTFKKGMKAPQCAGIIHTDFERGFIRAETVSYDDLVEAGSMTVAKEAGKVRQEGKEYVVQDGDVILFRFNV, translated from the coding sequence ATGTCCTTGACAGCAGGGATTGTTGGACTTCCGAACGTTGGTAAGTCAACGTTATTTAATGCAATTACAAAGGCGGGCGCGGAGGCAGCGAACTATCCGTTTTGTACGATTGATCCAAACGTAGGGATTGTAGAGGTACCAGACGCAAGACTAGAGAAATTAACAGAACTTGTTACACCGAAAAAAACTGTGCCGACTGCTTTTGAGTTTACAGATATTGCGGGGATTGTTGAAGGTGCAAGTAAAGGGGAAGGACTTGGAAATAAGTTTCTTTCGCATATTCGAGAGGTTGACGCAATTTGTCAAGTCGTTCGTTGTTTCGCTGATGAAAATATTACACATGTTTCAGGGAAAGTGAATCCAATTCACGATATTGAAGTGATTAACTTAGAGTTAATTCTTGCGGATATGGAAAGTGTCGATCGTCGTTTAGAGCGTGTCTCTAAAATGGCGAAACAAAAAGATAAAGAAGCAATGATTGAAGAGCCTGTATTGCTAAAGTTAAAGGAAGCATTTGAAAATGAACAACCTGCACGTTCTGTGGAATTGTCAGAAGATGAATTTGTACTAATTAAAGGCATGAACTTACTGACGATTAAACCGATGTTATACGTTGCAAACGTAGATGAAGATAGTATTACAAATGCTGATGATAATGAGTATGTAAATGTTGTTCGCGAGTTTGCGAAAACGGATAATGCTGAGGTAATTGTTGTTTGTGCAAAGATTGAAGAAGAGATGGCTGAGTTAGATGATGAAGATAAAGCGATGTTTCTTGAAGAACTAGGGATTCAAGAAGCTGGATTAGATTTACTCATTCGTGCTACTTATTCATTACTTGGCTATGCAACTTACTTTACAGCAGGTGTGCAAGAAGTACGTGCTTGGACATTTAAAAAAGGAATGAAGGCGCCGCAATGTGCTGGAATTATTCATACGGACTTTGAAAGAGGATTTATTCGTGCTGAAACAGTTTCATATGATGATTTAGTAGAAGCTGGATCGATGACTGTTGCAAAAGAAGCAGGAAAAGTCCGACAAGAAGGAAAAGAATATGTCGTTCAAGATGGGGACGTTATACTGTTCCGCTTTAACGTCTAA
- the ssb gene encoding single-stranded DNA-binding protein, translating into MINRVVLVGRLTKDPELKYTQGGIAVTRFTLAVNRTFTNQQGQREADFVNCVTWRKQAENTANFLRKGSLTGIEGRIQTSNFEGKDGNRVFMTEVVADSVQFLEPRNANAERSGDGFGGYQNQGAPSQGAPSQSPYQQQPSYQSNQQPNQQNYTNMNDDPFSNSGGPIEVSDDDLPF; encoded by the coding sequence ATGATTAATCGTGTCGTTTTAGTTGGACGTTTAACGAAGGATCCTGAGCTTAAGTATACACAAGGTGGAATAGCGGTTACACGCTTTACACTAGCTGTTAATAGAACGTTTACGAACCAACAAGGTCAACGTGAAGCAGATTTTGTTAACTGTGTAACTTGGAGAAAACAAGCTGAAAATACAGCAAACTTTTTAAGAAAAGGAAGTCTTACCGGCATCGAAGGTCGTATTCAGACGAGTAACTTCGAAGGTAAAGACGGTAACCGTGTCTTTATGACGGAAGTTGTAGCTGACAGTGTACAATTCCTTGAGCCACGTAACGCAAACGCTGAAAGAAGCGGCGATGGATTCGGGGGTTATCAAAACCAAGGTGCCCCATCTCAAGGAGCTCCATCTCAGAGTCCTTACCAACAACAACCAAGTTACCAATCGAATCAACAACCAAATCAGCAAAACTATACAAATATGAACGATGATCCATTTTCAAATAGTGGCGGTCCAATCGAAGTTTCAGATGACGACTTGCCGTTTTAA